One Lepus europaeus isolate LE1 chromosome 7, mLepTim1.pri, whole genome shotgun sequence DNA segment encodes these proteins:
- the LOC133764740 gene encoding olfactory receptor 8D2 has product MAASNHSSVTDFILEGLTNCPELQLPLFLLFLGIYVVTVVGNLSMILLISISSQLHSPMYYFLSHLSFIDLCYSSVITPKMLVNFVSEENIISFLECMAQLYFFLIFVIAEGYLLTAMAYDRYAAICSPLLYNIVMSHRVCSIMMAVVYFLGLFGATVHTTFMSMLSFCGSHVVSHYFCDILPLLTLSCSSTHINEILLFIIGGVNTLAPTLAILISYAFILSSILRIRSTEGRSKAFGTCSSHLMAVGIFFGSITFMYFKPPSSVTMEEEKVSSVFYTTVIPMLNPLIYSLRNKDVKNALRKVVGGR; this is encoded by the coding sequence ATGGCTGCTTCAAATCATTCTTCAGTGACTGACTTTATCCTTGAAGGGTTAACAAACTGCCCAGagctccagctgcccctcttccttcttttcctgggAATATATGTGGTTACAGTAGTGGGGAACTTGAGCATGATCCTCTTAATTTCTATCAGCTCTCAACTTCATTCTCCAATGTATTATTTTCTCAGTCACTTATCATTCATTGACCTCTGTTACTCCTCTGTCATTACTCCTAAGATGCTGGTGAACTTCGTGTCAGAGGAGAACATCATCTCCTTTCTGGAGTGCATGGCTCAACTTtacttcttccttatttttgtaatTGCCGAAGGGTACCTGCTGACAGCCATGGCTTATGACCGTTATGCTGCTATCTGTAGCCCACTGCTTTACAATATTGTCATGTCCCATAGGGTCTGCTCCATCATGATGGCTGTGGTATACTTCCTGGGTTTGTTTGGGGCCACAGTCCATACTACCTTCATGTCAATGCTGTCATTCTGTGGGTCTCATGTTGTCAGTCATTACTTTTGTGATATTCTTCCTTTACTGACCCTGTCTTGCTCCAGCACTCACATCAATGAGATACTGCTGTTTATTATTGGAGGAGTTAACACCTTAGCACCTACGCTGGCTATTCTCATTTCTTATGCTTTCATCCTGTCTAGTATCCTCCGCATTCGATCCACTGAGGGACGGTCAAAAGCCTTTGGCACATGTAGCTCCCACCTCATGGCTGTGGGCATCTTTTTTGGGTCTATCACATTCATGTATTTCAAGCCCCCCTCCAGTGTTACCATGGAAGAGGAGAAGGTATCATCTGTCTTCTATACCACCGTGATCCCCATGCTGAACCCCCTGatctacagcctgaggaacaaGGATGTGAAGAATGCACTGAGAAAAGTTGTTGGGGGAAGGTAG
- the LOC133763511 gene encoding olfactory receptor 8B8-like, with protein MAHTNGSFVTEFILMGLTDQPDLQLPLFFLFLVTYMITSFGNLGLIILIVLNSHLHTPMYFFLFNLSFIDFCYSSVITPKMMMSFVLKKNSVSYIGCMTQFYFFGFFVISECYVLTSMAYDRYVAICKPLLYNTIMSPKVCFNLMLGSYLTAFSHAMIHTGCILRLNFCDANTINHYFCDVLPLLELSCTSTYINEVEIFIVAGIDIIVPSLMVFISYGFILSSILHIRSTEGRSKAFSTCSSHIVAVSLFFGSGAFMYLKPSSAWSMNEGKVSSVFYTIVVPMMNPLIYSLRNKDVKIVLRKSLSSIKF; from the coding sequence ATGGCACACACAAATGGCTCTTTTGTGACAGAATTCATCCTAATGGGGTTAACCGACCAACCAGACCTCCAGCTGCcccttttcttcttgtttctagTCACATACATGATCACTTCTTTTGGAAATCTGGGCTTGATCATTTTAATTGTGCTGAATTCACACCTGCACACTCCCATGTACTTTTTCCTCTTCAATTTGTCTTTCATAGACTTCTGTTATTCCTCTGTAATTACACCCAAAATGATGATGAGCTTTGTATTGAAGAAGAATAGTGTCTCTTACATAGGATGTATGACACAGTTCTACTTCTTTGGTTTTTTTGTCATTTCTGAATGCTATGTGCTGACATCCATGGCCTATGATCGATAcgtggccatctgcaagccactTTTATACAACACAATCATGTCCCCTAAAGTCTGTTTCAACCTTATGCTTGGTTCATACTTGACTGCCTTTTCTCACGCCATGATCCACACTGGATGCATTCTCAGGCTGAACTTCTGTGATGCAAACACCATCAACCACTACTTCTGTGATGTTCTCCCTTTGCTTGAGCTCTCCTGCACCAGCACTTACATCAATGAGGTAGAGATCTTCATTGTAGCAGGCATTGACATCATTGTTCCCAGCCTCATGGTCTTCATCTCTTATGGTTTCATTCTCTCCAGCATCCTGCACATCAGATCCACTGAGGGCAGGTCCAAAGCCTTCAGCACCTGCAGTTCCCACATAGTTGCTGTTTCTCTGTTCTTTGGATCAGGTGCATTCATGTatctcaagccatcttctgcttggtCAATGAATGAGGGAAAAGTCTCTTCTGTTTTTTACACCATTGTGGTTCCTATGATGAATCCACTAATCTACAGTTTGAGGAACAAAGATGTTAAAATTGTCTTGAGAAAATCCCTGAGCAGTATCAAGTTTTAA